A portion of the Trichomycterus rosablanca isolate fTriRos1 chromosome 17, fTriRos1.hap1, whole genome shotgun sequence genome contains these proteins:
- the abhd17c gene encoding alpha/beta hydrolase domain-containing protein 17C, whose translation MPEPGPRMSGFSLGELCWLFCCPPCPSRIAAKLAFLPPEPTYSVHTDAAGACSLHLSERADWQYSQRELDAVEVLCTRTGRGNRLACMFIRCAPGSRYTLLFSHGNAVDLGQMCSFYIGLGSRINCNVFSYDYSGYGVSTGKPSEKNLYADIEAAWQVLRNKYGVTPENIILYGQSIGTVPTVDLAARYECAAVILHSPLMSGLRVAFPDTRKTYCFDAFPSIDKVSKVASPVLVIHGTEDEVIDFSHGLAIYERCPRAVEPLWVEGAGHNDIELYAQYLERLKRFISFELATS comes from the exons ATGCCGGAGCCCGGCCCGAGGATGAGCGGCTTCTCCCTGGGCGAGCTGTGCTGGCTGTTCTGCTGCCCGCCGTGTCCGAGCCGGATCGCGGCTAAGCTGGCCTTCCTGCCGCCCGAGCCCACCTACAGCGTGCACACGGACGCGGCGGGCGCGTGCAGCCTGCACCTGAGCGAGCGCGCGGACTGGCAGTACTCGCAGCGCGAGCTGGACGCCGTGGAGGTGCTGTGCACGCGCACCGGCCGCGGTAACCGGCTCGCGTGCATGTTCATCAGGTGCGCGCCCGGGAGCCGCTACACGCTGCTGTTCTCTCACGGGAACGCGGTGGATCTGGGCCAGATGTGCAGCTTCTACATCGGACTGGGATCGCGCATCAACTGCAACGTGTTCTCCTACGACTACTCCGGTTACGGGGTCAGCACCGGCAAACCGTCCGAGAAGAACCTGTACGCCGACATCGAGGCCGCCTGGCAGGTGCTGCGGAACAA GTACGGCGTGACCCCCGAGAACATCATTCTGTACGGGCAGAGCATCGGCACGGTGCCCACCGTGGACCTGGCGGCTCGGTACGAGTGTGCCGCCGTCATCCTGCACTCCCCGCTCATGTCCGGACTGCGCGTGGCGTTCCCCGACACCCGCAAAACCTACTGCTTCGACGCTTTTCCCAG cATCGATAAGGTATCGAAGGTGGCGTCGCCGGTGCTGGTGATCCACGGCACGGAGGACGAGGTGATCGACTTCTCCCACGGCCTCGCCATCTACGAGCGCTGCCCGCGGGCCGTGGAGCCGCTGTGGGTGGAGGGCGCCGGGCACAACGACATCGAGCTGTACGCCCAGTACCTGGAGAGACTCAAGCGCTTCATCTCCTTCGAGCTGGCGACGTCCTGA